ATGTGTATAGGACACTTCATTTTTATATAATTCATCTAGCAATTTATACATTTCTTGATCTGCTTGTTGTTTTTCACTTTCTGATAACTCATTGCGTAAACTTTGAGCATCCATACCAGTGAATACACCATGGATAGATTCATCTAATAAAATTTTACGAATGATTTCGCCAGAAGTTGTCATGCGTCCTTGTCCAGCTAAATATAGTGGATAATAGAATCCTGAATAGAATAAGAATGTTTCTAAGAAGACACTTGAAACACGTGCCATATATTGATCGAAAATAGAGGCCTCTTTACCCCATAACTTGTGATAGTTCGCAATAATTTTATCTGATTTAAATTTTAAATGTGGTTCTTCAATAACCCATTTATCTAGTAAATAGTTAGTTTCACTAGACGGTAATAACGTCGTAAATATATGTGAATAACTTTTAGCATGAATTTGTTCCATCATTGCCATAAATGAATAAACGGCTTTCTTACGTAAATCAGTCGTATGTAACATAATTAGTGGCATACCATCATCAGCTTGATGTGTATCCAATCCAGTCAAACCAGCTAGAGCCTTTTTAAAAGCGTCTTTTTCAGCATCTGTTAATGTTTTCCAACTTGCGATATCTTTTGATACTTTAAATTCAGTTTCAACCCACATTTGCGAGATGTTTTGGCGCCAAAACATATTCGTCATATCTTCTTGCGTATTCCAATTGACTGCTTTCATAAGTTTAATGCTCCAATCTATTTTTAAAATGAACAATGATATGCAGAGATTAGTATATGATCTAATCCCTGCACCATTGCTTTTTGTCGTTTCTTAATGCTTAGTTAAATTGCACAGCTTGTACACTCTTCAACGCTTAATAATTTATTACGCGTATAATATAGTGACTTAAGACCTTTATGGTGTGCATATACATATAATCTAGAAAGTTCACGTGTAGAAATCTCAGAATTTACATATAAAATAGTAGAAATACCTTGGTCTACGTGAGTTTGTATTGTAGAAACTAAATCAATAAGCTTCATTTGATCAGTATTGAATGCTGATTTGTAATACCACATTGTTTCTGGTGATAAGAAAGGCATAGGGTAAAATGTTTCAGCATTACCGTAAGTACGACGTTCAATTTGATCAACGATTGGCATTACAGAACTTGTCGCATTTTGTACGTAAGAAATACTTTGTGTTGGTGCAATCGCTAGACGATAAGCATGGAATAAACCATGTGTTTCGACTTTTTCTTGTAAAGCTTTCCAATCTTCTGGTGTTGGTATTTCTAAACCGTCAAATAATCTACTAACTTTATCATATTTTGGTTCAAATGATTGAGAAGTATAGAATTCAAAATATTTTCCATTAGCATAATCTGATTTATCGAAGTCTTTGTATACTTCACCACGTTCTTTAGCTATTTCCATTGAACGTTCAAGAGAATAATAGTTCATAATCATAAAGAATGTATTGGCAAAATCTTTTGCTTCTTCTGATTCGTAATTAATTTTATTTTTCGCTAAATAACCATGTAAGTTCATAACACCAAGACCAACTGAATGTAATTCACTGTTAGCTTTTCTAACTCCTGGCGCATTTTTAATATCTGCTTCATCACTTACAACCGTTAATGCATCCATACCTGTGTGTACTGAATCTCTAAATTTACCAGATTCCATCACATTAACAATGTTTAATGAGCCTAAATTACATGAAATGTCACGCTTAATTTCATCTTCTGTACCATAGTCGTTAATTATAGAAGTTTCTTGTAGTTGGAAAATTTCAGTACATAAGTTACTCATTTTAATTTGGCCAATATTAGAGTTAGCGTGGACTTTATTCGCATTGTCTTTAAACATTAAATAAGGATAACCTGATTGCAATTGTGTTTGAGCAATTGTATTTAACATTTCACGTGCATCTTTTTTCTTTTTATCTACATTAGGATTAGCTACAAGCTCATCATAATAAGCATCTAAATCGATATCATCTAATGTAACACCGTATTCATTGTATATCGTATGTGGTGCGAACATATGGAAGTCTTTACCTTCTTTAGCTAATTCAAAGAATTTAGCAGGTACGATTAAGCCAGTTGAAATAGTAGATAGTCTCAAGTCCTCATCAGCATTTACTTTTTTAGTATCTAAAAATTCTTCTACGTCGTAATGGAAAATATTTAAGTATACTGCACCCGCACCTGGACGTTGTCCAAGTTGATCTGCATAACTAAAACCACCTTCTAGTGATTTAGCAACTGGTAGCACACCTTTTGCTACACCTTTGATGCCTTTAATTGCTTCTCCACGTGCACGTAATTTAGATAAGTTAATTGCAACGCCGCCACCAATTTTACTTAATTGTTTAGCTGTAGCATCGATAAAGTTAATAGAATTCAAGCTATCGTCTACTTCAAGTAGGAAACAAGAAACAAGTTCACCACGACGCGCACGTCCAGCATTTAAAAATGTAGGTGTTGCAGGTTGGTAACGTTGTTCTATCATTGCTGAGATAAATTGTTTTGCAGTCTTTTTGTCACCATTTGCTAAATATAAAGATACGATTGCTACGTGTTGGTTGTAGTCTTCTAGATATTGTTGTTTATCGTTTGTTTTCAATGCATAATCTTTGAAAAATTTACTTGCAGACATGTAACTAGCAAATTTGAAATCGAAGCTACGTGCATATTCTGTCACTTCTTCTAGTTCTGCTTCTGAATATTTTTCAAATACATCAAAATAAAAATCATTATCTACTAAATAATGAAGACGTTCAAGTTCAGTATCAAAGTAAATTGTTTTATCTTGAATTTCTTCTAAATATACTGCTAAAGCTTCTTGATCTTTCTCTAAATTGAAAAAGCCATTCTCTTTACGTTTAGTAACTTCATTATTTAATTCAATATGATTGTATTTCTTCTCGTCTATAGTCTTCATAGAATTGCCCCACCTTATCCTTAAATTGTTCTACATCATTGGATGTACCTTGTACTTCAAACTTTATTAATAATGGTACTTGATAGCTTTCAGCTATACTACGTCCGGCTTTGGCAAAATTTTGGCCCCAATTACGATTTCCGCTTGCGGCCACGGCTTTTAATAAGTCACCGTTTGTGTCTAAAAATGACTGTACTGGTTGAGGAACCTCGCCAAACCCTATTGTTCCAGTGACCAAAATGAAAGGTTCATCAATACGTTCTGAACAATTCGTTTGTGTAATTTCCATCGTGTTTGTTAATTCTGCTTTGTTGATAAATCTTCTGACATTACCCGAAAATGAAAAGAATACGACTTTCATTGGTACACCTTCTTTCTAAAT
The Staphylococcus kloosii genome window above contains:
- the nrdE gene encoding class 1b ribonucleoside-diphosphate reductase subunit alpha → MKTIDEKKYNHIELNNEVTKRKENGFFNLEKDQEALAVYLEEIQDKTIYFDTELERLHYLVDNDFYFDVFEKYSEAELEEVTEYARSFDFKFASYMSASKFFKDYALKTNDKQQYLEDYNQHVAIVSLYLANGDKKTAKQFISAMIEQRYQPATPTFLNAGRARRGELVSCFLLEVDDSLNSINFIDATAKQLSKIGGGVAINLSKLRARGEAIKGIKGVAKGVLPVAKSLEGGFSYADQLGQRPGAGAVYLNIFHYDVEEFLDTKKVNADEDLRLSTISTGLIVPAKFFELAKEGKDFHMFAPHTIYNEYGVTLDDIDLDAYYDELVANPNVDKKKKDAREMLNTIAQTQLQSGYPYLMFKDNANKVHANSNIGQIKMSNLCTEIFQLQETSIINDYGTEDEIKRDISCNLGSLNIVNVMESGKFRDSVHTGMDALTVVSDEADIKNAPGVRKANSELHSVGLGVMNLHGYLAKNKINYESEEAKDFANTFFMIMNYYSLERSMEIAKERGEVYKDFDKSDYANGKYFEFYTSQSFEPKYDKVSRLFDGLEIPTPEDWKALQEKVETHGLFHAYRLAIAPTQSISYVQNATSSVMPIVDQIERRTYGNAETFYPMPFLSPETMWYYKSAFNTDQMKLIDLVSTIQTHVDQGISTILYVNSEISTRELSRLYVYAHHKGLKSLYYTRNKLLSVEECTSCAI
- the nrdI gene encoding class Ib ribonucleoside-diphosphate reductase assembly flavoprotein NrdI, whose translation is MKVVFFSFSGNVRRFINKAELTNTMEITQTNCSERIDEPFILVTGTIGFGEVPQPVQSFLDTNGDLLKAVAASGNRNWGQNFAKAGRSIAESYQVPLLIKFEVQGTSNDVEQFKDKVGQFYEDYRREEIQSY
- the nrdF gene encoding class 1b ribonucleoside-diphosphate reductase subunit beta — encoded protein: MKAVNWNTQEDMTNMFWRQNISQMWVETEFKVSKDIASWKTLTDAEKDAFKKALAGLTGLDTHQADDGMPLIMLHTTDLRKKAVYSFMAMMEQIHAKSYSHIFTTLLPSSETNYLLDKWVIEEPHLKFKSDKIIANYHKLWGKEASIFDQYMARVSSVFLETFLFYSGFYYPLYLAGQGRMTTSGEIIRKILLDESIHGVFTGMDAQSLRNELSESEKQQADQEMYKLLDELYKNEVSYTHGLYDEIGIAEDVLNYVRYNGNKALSNLGFEPYFEEREFNPIIENALDTSTKNHDFFSVKGDGYTLALNVEALKDEDFIFED